The following coding sequences lie in one Fibrobacter sp. UWT2 genomic window:
- a CDS encoding rhomboid family intramembrane serine protease — protein sequence MPRFMSPLRPRYMRSPSDIPKEGLQITPTPQQTAPDTANDSENPEEPQYPETVCASEGTFRQIRDDSLVLLSQGISHRLIRSEEGPFQIFILPEHEDRARLQLALYRKENPPKEENPPLPLSFSLQPLWVLLAPTIVTLIDFTDKVNFHTRGISDASKVLKGEWWRSFTAQTLHGDVRHLASNLLCGYIVMNMITFRIPLLRLAPFIVIASAIANLCVSLTVQTNFRSLGFSTFVFAAIGCLSVIEFRLMPKETHGLLRRFAPLCGAASLAVFLGLGENADILGHAYGFIAGLFCGFIPSKKALRWGTPLSTIDGIGLLLYYAFYIVAWKLAMA from the coding sequence ATGCCACGATTCATGTCGCCTTTGCGCCCCCGTTACATGCGCTCTCCTTCGGACATTCCCAAAGAAGGCTTGCAAATCACTCCGACGCCACAGCAAACGGCGCCCGACACCGCAAACGACAGCGAAAATCCAGAAGAACCGCAGTACCCAGAAACCGTATGCGCTTCCGAAGGAACCTTCCGCCAAATCCGCGACGACAGCCTGGTTCTTCTATCGCAAGGAATTTCACATCGACTGATCCGTTCCGAAGAAGGTCCCTTCCAAATTTTCATTCTGCCCGAACACGAAGACCGCGCTCGGCTGCAACTGGCGCTTTACCGCAAAGAGAATCCGCCCAAAGAAGAAAACCCTCCCCTGCCTTTAAGCTTTAGCTTGCAGCCCCTATGGGTTTTACTCGCGCCTACGATAGTCACCCTTATCGATTTTACAGACAAAGTAAATTTTCACACTCGCGGGATTTCTGACGCTAGTAAAGTCCTTAAGGGCGAATGGTGGCGAAGCTTCACGGCGCAAACCTTGCACGGCGACGTACGGCACCTCGCATCAAACCTTTTGTGCGGCTACATCGTGATGAACATGATTACGTTCCGCATTCCTCTACTGAGGCTTGCGCCGTTCATCGTGATTGCATCCGCAATCGCGAACCTGTGCGTTTCCTTGACAGTGCAGACAAACTTCCGTTCGCTCGGATTTTCCACTTTTGTATTTGCCGCAATCGGCTGCCTCTCGGTAATTGAGTTCAGGCTCATGCCCAAGGAAACGCACGGTCTGCTTCGCAGATTCGCGCCGCTCTGCGGTGCCGCATCACTTGCAGTCTTCCTCGGGCTCGGTGAAAACGCCGACATCCTAGGGCACGCCTACGGCTTTATTGCAGGACTCTTCTGCGGGTTCATACCCAGCAAAAAGGCGCTCCGCTGGGGGACGCCGCTTTCTACCATCGA
- a CDS encoding PHP domain-containing protein has protein sequence MSFIPGEKLHYAETHFKFKLPWSLLYKPWPEILVDAPFQFVPGVKPMLWIVVRDAHRFPTLIEKMEINIQGTDADAKAIPERSLDLQYRATEQFCFYQIHLDTLPAGCYEIRCKIYARRIDSNSGADLDKTKVFERWNHPGLKSVPLKIQVLAEEPPKAPGFVAGEMHCHTHYSADHVEHGATPQVMQQAAQAVGLDFVSCTDHAYDFAYTTEDYTKEADSPLTRFDALREEIRELNKATDMPLMVAGEEVSAGNSKGENVHMTVLGPNGYLPGLGDCGRNWLDNKPTFKIPKLLEMTEAHCFAAHPMQPMGYLEKFIFRRGYWNHKDLNLDASHKIRGIQFWNGIRDEGFKLGREWWIEELGKGNYLLPIGGNDAHGDLNDTTAVSIPLVSLKHSRAHVFGKVRTVVKLPPSVILSYTTLGTESLSGCYPLCGEDRQVGVEGSKKNLSLETLNEAFAGDNCYITDGPALWWERGEKKITFHARNTQDFGGAFRYIRIYGRRRNSSGKLAAQESICMESLVLPPSKTDITVNADDFAYLRAECETATGKFAMTSAAVL, from the coding sequence ATGAGTTTTATTCCAGGCGAGAAGTTGCATTACGCCGAAACGCATTTTAAGTTCAAGCTTCCGTGGTCGTTGCTGTACAAGCCCTGGCCCGAAATTCTAGTAGATGCACCCTTTCAGTTTGTTCCCGGCGTAAAGCCCATGCTGTGGATTGTGGTGCGAGACGCCCATCGGTTTCCGACTCTAATCGAAAAGATGGAAATCAACATCCAGGGAACTGATGCCGATGCAAAGGCCATCCCTGAAAGATCCCTGGATTTGCAATACCGTGCGACAGAGCAATTCTGTTTTTACCAGATCCATTTAGACACACTCCCTGCCGGCTGCTACGAAATCCGGTGCAAGATTTACGCAAGACGAATCGATTCCAACAGTGGAGCCGATTTAGACAAGACAAAAGTTTTTGAACGGTGGAATCATCCCGGGCTCAAGTCTGTTCCCCTCAAAATTCAGGTGCTTGCAGAAGAACCGCCTAAAGCACCAGGTTTTGTGGCCGGCGAAATGCATTGCCACACACATTACTCGGCAGACCACGTAGAACACGGCGCCACGCCTCAAGTCATGCAACAGGCGGCCCAAGCCGTCGGCCTTGATTTTGTCAGTTGCACAGATCACGCCTACGACTTTGCCTACACCACCGAAGACTACACCAAAGAAGCGGACTCTCCGCTCACCCGCTTCGACGCCCTCCGTGAAGAAATCCGTGAACTGAATAAAGCGACCGACATGCCCCTGATGGTTGCCGGCGAAGAAGTTTCTGCAGGCAATTCCAAGGGCGAAAACGTGCATATGACCGTACTCGGACCCAACGGTTACTTGCCCGGTCTCGGCGACTGCGGACGCAATTGGCTCGACAATAAACCGACTTTTAAAATTCCGAAGCTACTGGAAATGACCGAAGCGCATTGCTTTGCGGCCCACCCCATGCAGCCGATGGGATACCTCGAAAAGTTCATCTTCCGTCGCGGTTACTGGAATCACAAAGATTTAAACTTGGACGCCTCCCACAAGATTCGCGGAATCCAGTTCTGGAACGGAATCCGCGATGAAGGCTTTAAACTCGGACGCGAATGGTGGATCGAAGAACTCGGCAAAGGGAATTACCTGTTGCCCATCGGCGGAAACGACGCCCACGGCGATTTAAACGACACAACTGCCGTCAGCATTCCGCTAGTATCGCTGAAACATAGCCGCGCACACGTATTCGGGAAAGTCCGCACAGTCGTGAAATTGCCCCCAAGTGTCATCCTGAGCTATACAACACTTGGGACGGAGTCCCTTAGTGGCTGTTATCCACTTTGTGGAGAAGACCGTCAGGTCGGAGTCGAAGGATCTAAAAAGAATCTCTCCCTTGAAACGCTCAACGAGGCTTTTGCGGGCGACAACTGCTACATCACCGATGGTCCGGCACTCTGGTGGGAACGCGGCGAAAAGAAAATCACCTTCCACGCCCGCAACACCCAGGACTTTGGCGGAGCCTTCCGCTACATTCGCATTTACGGCAGACGCCGCAACAGCAGCGGAAAACTCGCCGCACAAGAAAGCATTTGCATGGAAAGCCTCGTCTTACCGCCTTCTAAAACAGACATCACCGTGAACGCCGACGACTTTGCCTACTTGCGTGCCGAATGTGAAACCGCCACTGGCAAATTCGCCATGACGTCTGCCGCAGTCCTTTAG